In a genomic window of Leptolyngbya sp. SIO1E4:
- a CDS encoding trypsin-like peptidase domain-containing protein: protein MIHRWFSLVILGLLTTVLTPPLLAQRPHEVRVEPIALPEAEIGGTAYVPEGQVPSNRPVDGPIRAIVNEDNRTPVLSRQYPWSAIGRVDWLDAEGTVLGSCTGTLIGPSLVLTNAHCLIDEATDEPTQLTLVFRPNVIQGQSEEVGQVVAYDYGDSPFTGNQTEDWALLTLDQPLGERYGYLGWRTVDFTDETTLAEAAGKISVAGYSGDFPPASLSGLGDPGETAGLSADCSVLLVAPEGDLAGSLIHTCDTNPGASGAPLFALFEDGEYYIVGLHTGSVELLENVTLPTGEQTDVLNRGIPVSRWADQAAALR, encoded by the coding sequence ATGATTCATCGCTGGTTTTCTCTGGTAATCCTTGGCCTGCTAACGACGGTCTTAACCCCCCCACTACTGGCCCAGCGCCCCCACGAAGTCAGGGTGGAGCCGATCGCGCTGCCTGAGGCTGAAATCGGCGGCACAGCCTATGTCCCAGAGGGTCAGGTTCCCTCTAATCGGCCAGTAGATGGCCCCATTCGCGCGATCGTCAATGAAGACAACCGGACCCCGGTGCTGAGTCGTCAATATCCCTGGTCGGCGATCGGGCGGGTAGATTGGCTGGATGCAGAAGGCACTGTTTTAGGGTCTTGTACCGGTACGTTAATTGGCCCTAGCTTAGTACTGACCAATGCCCACTGTCTCATTGATGAAGCAACCGATGAGCCCACTCAGTTAACCCTGGTCTTTCGGCCCAACGTGATTCAAGGGCAATCTGAAGAGGTTGGTCAGGTGGTGGCCTATGACTATGGTGATAGCCCCTTCACGGGTAACCAAACCGAAGATTGGGCCCTGCTCACGCTGGATCAGCCCCTGGGTGAACGCTATGGCTATTTAGGCTGGCGCACGGTCGATTTTACCGATGAAACGACCCTGGCAGAAGCAGCCGGGAAAATTAGCGTCGCAGGCTATTCAGGGGACTTCCCCCCTGCTTCCCTGAGCGGGTTGGGAGATCCGGGTGAAACCGCGGGTCTCAGTGCCGACTGTAGCGTTTTACTCGTAGCCCCCGAAGGCGACCTGGCCGGTAGCCTCATCCATACTTGTGATACCAATCCGGGCGCATCCGGGGCTCCCCTATTTGCGCTGTTTGAAGATGGCGAATATTACATCGTGGGCCTGCACACGGGGAGCGTGGAACTTCTTGAAAATGTAACGCTGCCAACGGGTGAGCAGACAGATGTTTTGAATCGTGGCATTCCGGTTTCCCGATGGGCTGACCAGGCCGCTGCCCTGCGCTAG